The following proteins are encoded in a genomic region of Bradyrhizobium sp. SK17:
- a CDS encoding nitrate reductase, translating into MSVKTTCPYCGVGCGVIASRDAAGLVRVEGDRQHPANFGRLCSKGSALAETIDLDGRLLEPFVDGAPATWDAALDRVADGFGRIIREHGPDAVAFYVSGQLLTEDYYVINKLAKGFVGTANIDTNSRLCMASSVAGHKRAFGSDTVPGCYEDLEQADLLVLVGSNAAWCHPILHQRMLAAKENNPACKIVVIDPRRTATCEGADLHLPLRSGSDSVLFNGLFAFLAGSNAVDRGFVGNCTTGVVDALKQVAGQTVAQTAATCGLTEGAVGLFFDWFTRTERVVTLYSQGINQSSSGVDKVNAIINCHLLTGRIGRPGMGPFSLTGQPNAMGGREVGGLANQLAAHMEIENPSHRELVQRFWRAPVIAEKAGLKAVDMFDAIADGRIKAVWIISTNPVVSLPDADRARAALDACELVVVTDCMRDTDTTRHADVLLPALAWGEKDGTVTNSERRISRQRPFLAAPGEARADWRIVCDVATRMGYAGFDYASAAAVFREHAGLSGFENDGRRDFDISALAALDDVAYDALAPVQWPVTSEHPAGTPRMFGSQTFFTPDRKARFVPVAPRAARHATSRDFPLVLNTGRVRDQWHTMTRTGKTGRLLSHVFEPYAEFHPDDARQAGVQNDGLVRLTSNWGEMIARVVVTADQRRGCVFVPMHWNEAFAGEGRVNALVNPVVDPLSGQPESKHTPVKADPYAPKWHAFILSRDAIKRPMGGYWVYGKAGEGTRLELALDVRPESWRDWARAQLGLDGVEIEWLAYRDPAAGRFRYAAVRDGRLAGCVFIAPDHALPSRAWLTGLFAEQQLSANARMSLLAGRPFGAGEDVGPIVCSCFSVGRHQITAEIRKGAASVEAIGRCLKAGTNCGGCKPEIGKLIGATAQPRQAVAS; encoded by the coding sequence ATGTCCGTCAAGACCACGTGTCCCTATTGCGGTGTCGGTTGTGGCGTCATCGCCTCGAGGGACGCGGCGGGCCTCGTGCGGGTCGAGGGGGACAGGCAGCATCCGGCCAATTTCGGCCGGCTGTGCAGCAAGGGCTCGGCGCTCGCCGAGACCATCGATCTCGATGGGCGCCTGCTTGAACCTTTTGTCGACGGCGCGCCGGCCACATGGGACGCCGCGCTCGATCGCGTCGCCGATGGCTTTGGCCGGATCATCAGGGAGCACGGGCCCGATGCGGTCGCGTTCTACGTCTCAGGCCAGTTGCTGACCGAGGACTATTACGTCATCAACAAGCTCGCCAAGGGCTTCGTTGGCACCGCCAATATCGACACCAATTCGCGGCTGTGCATGGCCTCCAGCGTGGCCGGGCACAAGCGCGCGTTCGGCAGCGACACCGTGCCGGGCTGCTACGAGGACCTCGAGCAGGCGGACCTGCTGGTGCTGGTCGGCTCCAATGCCGCTTGGTGCCACCCGATCCTGCACCAGCGCATGCTGGCGGCAAAGGAGAACAACCCGGCCTGCAAGATCGTGGTGATCGATCCGCGCCGCACCGCGACCTGCGAGGGCGCCGATCTGCATCTGCCGTTGCGCTCCGGCAGCGACAGCGTGCTGTTCAACGGTCTGTTCGCGTTCCTCGCCGGCAGCAATGCGGTCGATCGCGGCTTCGTCGGCAATTGCACGACCGGCGTCGTCGACGCGCTCAAGCAGGTGGCCGGCCAGACCGTGGCGCAGACGGCTGCGACCTGCGGCCTGACCGAAGGTGCCGTCGGCCTGTTCTTCGACTGGTTCACCCGCACAGAGCGCGTCGTCACGCTGTATTCGCAAGGCATCAATCAGTCGTCGAGCGGCGTCGACAAGGTCAACGCCATCATCAACTGCCATCTCCTGACCGGGCGCATCGGCCGTCCCGGCATGGGGCCGTTCTCGCTGACCGGCCAACCCAACGCGATGGGCGGCCGCGAGGTCGGCGGGCTCGCGAACCAGCTGGCCGCGCATATGGAGATCGAGAATCCGTCGCATCGCGAACTGGTGCAGCGGTTCTGGCGCGCGCCCGTGATCGCGGAGAAGGCGGGATTGAAGGCGGTCGACATGTTCGACGCGATCGCCGACGGCCGCATCAAGGCAGTGTGGATCATCTCGACCAATCCGGTGGTGAGCCTGCCCGATGCCGATCGCGCGCGGGCCGCGCTCGACGCCTGCGAGCTCGTCGTGGTGACGGATTGCATGCGCGACACCGACACCACGCGCCATGCCGACGTGCTGCTGCCGGCGCTGGCGTGGGGCGAGAAGGACGGCACGGTCACCAATTCCGAGCGCCGGATCTCGCGACAGCGGCCGTTTCTGGCTGCGCCGGGTGAGGCGCGCGCCGACTGGCGCATCGTCTGCGACGTCGCCACCCGCATGGGATACGCCGGCTTCGACTACGCTTCGGCCGCGGCCGTGTTTCGCGAGCACGCCGGGCTGTCGGGCTTCGAGAATGACGGCCGGCGCGATTTCGACATCTCGGCGCTGGCTGCACTCGACGACGTCGCCTATGACGCGCTGGCGCCGGTGCAGTGGCCGGTGACATCGGAGCATCCCGCCGGCACCCCGCGGATGTTCGGGAGCCAGACATTCTTCACGCCCGATCGCAAGGCGCGCTTCGTGCCGGTCGCGCCACGTGCGGCGCGCCACGCGACCAGCCGCGACTTTCCGCTGGTGCTCAACACCGGTCGTGTCAGGGATCAGTGGCACACCATGACCCGGACCGGGAAGACCGGGCGGCTGCTGTCGCATGTGTTCGAGCCCTACGCGGAATTCCACCCCGACGATGCGCGGCAGGCGGGCGTGCAGAATGACGGGCTGGTGCGGCTGACCAGCAATTGGGGCGAGATGATCGCGCGGGTCGTGGTTACCGCCGACCAGCGCCGCGGCTGCGTGTTCGTGCCGATGCACTGGAACGAGGCGTTCGCCGGCGAGGGCCGCGTCAACGCGCTGGTCAATCCGGTGGTCGATCCGCTGTCCGGCCAGCCGGAGTCGAAGCACACGCCGGTCAAGGCCGATCCATACGCGCCGAAATGGCACGCCTTCATCCTGAGCCGCGATGCGATCAAGCGTCCGATGGGTGGCTATTGGGTCTACGGCAAGGCCGGCGAGGGCACGCGGCTGGAGCTTGCGCTCGACGTCCGCCCGGAGAGCTGGCGCGATTGGGCGCGGGCGCAGCTCGGGCTCGACGGCGTCGAGATCGAATGGCTCGCCTATCGCGATCCGGCGGCGGGCCGCTTCCGCTACGCCGCGGTGCGCGACGGCCGGCTCGCAGGCTGTGTGTTCATCGCGCCGGACCACGCGCTGCCGTCGCGGGCCTGGCTGACCGGGCTGTTCGCCGAGCAGCAATTGTCGGCCAATGCACGAATGTCGCTGCTTGCCGGACGCCCGTTCGGTGCGGGCGAGGATGTCGGTCCGATCGTCTGTTCCTGCTTCAGCGTCGGACGGCACCAGATCACCGCCGAGATCAGGAAGGGTGCCGCCAGCGTCGAGGCGATCGGCCGTTGCCTGAAGGCCGGCACCAATTGCGGCGGCTGCAAGCCGGAGATCGGCAAGCTGATCGGCGCCACCGCGCAGCCGCGGCAGGCCGTCGCCTCCTGA
- a CDS encoding CaiB/BaiF CoA-transferase family protein: MSALPLSGIKILDLTRVLAGPLSAQMLADLGAEVIKIERPGGGDDARAFGPPYLADPEGKQNNNNSFYLCANRNKKSVTVNIAKPEGQAIVRELAKTADVMMENYKVGDLKRYGLDYETIKKINPGIIYCSVTGFGQTGPYAPRAGYDAILQAMGGLMSVTGHIDGEPGEGPMKVGPSIVDYMTGMNTSIGILSALYHRDANNGEGQHIDVCLFDTVIASLSHWLQIYLVNGTTPPRRGTWGNGGMPAGVFRCTDGELMLVVGNDGQFQRTCAVLGEPELANDKRFVKNNDRVVHGKEIMAIFAGLFLKKPVAYWLEKLEEAGVPSGPINNFEQVFSDPHVQSRGMRVKVDHPFEPNLSLIRNALTFSGTPITDYRAPPLLGADTKDVLATIGYDDAKVEGLKAQGIL, translated from the coding sequence ATGTCGGCTCTGCCACTCTCGGGCATCAAGATTCTCGACCTGACACGGGTGCTCGCGGGCCCGCTGTCGGCCCAGATGCTGGCGGATCTCGGCGCCGAAGTGATCAAGATCGAGCGGCCCGGCGGCGGCGACGACGCCCGCGCCTTTGGCCCGCCCTACCTAGCCGACCCCGAAGGCAAGCAGAACAACAACAATTCGTTCTACCTCTGCGCCAACCGCAACAAGAAGTCGGTCACCGTCAATATCGCCAAGCCCGAGGGGCAGGCGATCGTCCGCGAGCTCGCCAAGACGGCGGACGTGATGATGGAGAACTACAAGGTCGGCGACCTCAAGCGCTACGGCCTGGACTACGAGACCATCAAGAAGATCAACCCCGGCATCATCTATTGCTCGGTGACCGGTTTTGGTCAGACCGGGCCCTACGCGCCGCGCGCCGGGTACGACGCCATCCTTCAGGCGATGGGCGGGTTGATGAGCGTCACCGGCCATATCGACGGCGAGCCGGGCGAGGGCCCGATGAAGGTCGGCCCCTCGATCGTCGACTACATGACCGGCATGAACACCTCGATCGGCATCCTCTCGGCGCTCTACCATCGCGACGCCAACAACGGGGAAGGGCAGCATATCGACGTCTGCCTGTTCGACACCGTGATCGCTTCGCTGTCGCACTGGCTGCAAATCTACCTCGTCAACGGCACCACCCCGCCGCGCCGCGGCACCTGGGGCAATGGCGGCATGCCGGCCGGCGTGTTCCGCTGTACCGACGGCGAATTGATGCTCGTGGTCGGCAATGACGGCCAGTTCCAGCGCACCTGCGCGGTGCTCGGCGAGCCCGAGCTCGCCAACGACAAGCGCTTCGTCAAGAACAACGACCGCGTCGTGCACGGCAAGGAAATCATGGCGATCTTCGCCGGCCTGTTCCTGAAGAAGCCGGTGGCCTACTGGCTGGAGAAGCTGGAGGAGGCCGGCGTGCCGTCCGGCCCGATCAACAATTTCGAGCAGGTGTTCAGCGACCCGCACGTGCAGTCGCGCGGCATGCGGGTCAAGGTCGATCATCCGTTCGAGCCGAACCTGTCGCTGATCCGCAACGCGCTGACCTTCTCGGGCACCCCGATCACCGACTACCGCGCCCCGCCGCTGCTCGGCGCCGACACCAAGGACGTGCTGGCGACCATCGGCTACGACGACGCCAAGGTCGAAGGGCTGAAGGCGCAGGGGATCCTGTAG
- the nirD gene encoding nitrite reductase small subunit NirD, whose translation MTSWIEIGALDDIPRLGSRVVRTPRGNIAVFRTESDEVFALDDRCPHKGGPLSQGIVHNKRVTCPLHNFVIELASGQAVAPDEGCTHTHPAKVEDGVVWLSVRQAVAVS comes from the coding sequence ATGACCAGCTGGATCGAGATCGGTGCGCTCGACGACATTCCGCGGCTCGGCTCGCGCGTGGTGCGCACGCCTCGCGGCAACATCGCGGTGTTCCGCACCGAGAGCGACGAGGTGTTCGCGCTTGACGACCGCTGCCCGCACAAGGGCGGCCCGCTATCGCAGGGCATCGTGCACAACAAGCGCGTGACCTGTCCGCTGCATAATTTCGTCATCGAGCTCGCGAGCGGGCAGGCGGTCGCCCCCGACGAGGGCTGCACGCATACCCATCCGGCCAAGGTCGAAGACGGCGTGGTCTGGCTGTCGGTGCGGCAGGCGGTTGCGGTGAGCTGA